The nucleotide window TATAACACGCAAATTGTTCTTGTTGCTTAAATAATGAATATCTGCCTTGAGATCTCCATATTTTTTAAAATCTGCGTTTTGAGTGATATCAAGATTTAGTCTTGTACGCTTTATGTCGCCTGCTGGAGGTGTTGTGTCTTTAAACAATTCTATGTCCCATTGACCTTTTATATTATCTGTCCAATAATATCTGTACTGTGTATTTAAACCATAGCCAATTTTGCCATCGTATTGTGATGTAAATGTGGCATCTTGAGATTTATTAATTGCCCAATAATATGGTTGGTAATACTTAAAACCGTTTGTTTTAGAGTAACCAAAACTAGGAAACAAAAAGCCACTTTTTCTAACAAGAGGTTCTTCTATTGCAGGAAATACAAAAACAGGGACTTTGCCAATATTGAACCACAAAGGATAGCTAAAAACATAATTGTTTTTTACAATATAGGTATTTTTTGCATGTATTGACCATTCGGGTGCATATTTTGTATCAAAAGATAGACACTCTGGGCAATCGCAACCAGTAATTGTTGTATCACTTGCATAGTAGTGATTTTTATCATCCAAAATTATGCGCTTTGCTTTTATGTATAAATGATTTTTTGCAACAAAGCAAACCGCATTATCAGCAAAACCTTTAAAAGTATCAATATTTATGACAGCTTTTGGACCTTTTACCCAATCACCCTCATTATCATAAATTTGTACATTGCCATACAGTTGAACAACGCCATTTGTTTTATTGTAGATGGCTTCATCTGCTTTTAATACATGCTTATCTTTTTTAATTTCGCAGTTGCCTTTAGCTATATATGTAGTTATGGCTTCATCGTATGTAATATGATCTGCTTTTATGAACGTTGGTTCATCTTTTGCAGCAGACACTCTGCAAAGTATCAAAATACCAATCAAAACTAAAAAAAAATGCTTCAAAGTGCATAAACCTTAAATGAGATTTTTGGAAATATTTTGTCTCTAAATTCAACTATTTCCAAAAAGGTTTTATCTACAGCTTGTTTATTTAAAAAATCCAAAAGTACTTCAAAGCGTTTAAGGTGTAATTTAGTGCGCTTTATTGCGTAATCAACCATTGTGCCTGTTTTCATTATAAAAGCCCAATCTGAACTTTGCGCAAGGAGTAATTCGCGGGCCATCTGATTTAATAGACGTTTTATTTTTTTATCCTGAGTATTTTTATAAAGCGTTGCCTTTTCAACCATTTTTATGCCGGCTTCATATAAAGGCCTGTAAATCCACTCGTTTGAACCTTCGCACCATACATCTCCATAACCTTTATAACCCCAGCTTGACTCGCACAAATTACTCATCTGGTTTGTTGGAAACTCACGCAAGTAATCTTTTGCACTTCTAAACTCAACACCAAATTCTTTTACACTATGCGCTTGCCTAAAAATTTCTTCTAAAAAATTTATACCCTCCCACCACCAATGGCCAAAAAGCTCGCAATCAAACATAGCGTTTACTATAGGTTTTCTATCCATTATACTATTTAGGTATTCAAACTGCTTTTGTCTGTTAAACAAAAAGTTTGCAGCATGAATTTTGACTTTATTTTGAGCCCAAAAAGGATTGTATGGCTCTTTGCTTCCTAAATCTGCAAAGCTCGAGGTTATGCGGTAATATTTTAGACCAACAAAACGTCTTTGACCATCTAAATGTAAATAAGGCTTTATGTAGTCGTAATCTTCGTCAAAACCAATATCCCTATAAAATTCTCTATAATCGAAATCGCCCGGGTAGCCTTCTTTGGCACTCCAGACCTGCTTTGAAGATTCCGGATCTCTGGCAAAGCATGCAACCAGACTCGGTGTATACATTGGTGCATAAACACCATATTTTGGCATTTCATCTGCATACATAATACTGTGTGTTTCGCCAAAAAAATACTCAATATCGTTTTTTTGCAAAATTTCTTCAACACCTCTATAATATCCGCATTCAGCAAGCCAGATGCCACTTGGTTTAAAACCAAATGTTTGTTTAAAACTTTCAACGCCTACTTTGACCTGAGCCTCAACCAATTTTGGTAGTGCCTGCATAAAAGGCAAAAAACCATGTGTTGAATTGCATGTTATAAGCTCTAAATTTCCATTTTCATAAAATCTTTTAAAACCCTTTGTTAAGTCAAAATCATATTTTTCCAAAACCTGTTTATTTCTTTCTATCCAATTTTCATACATCAATATAGCATCATTAAAAGGCGTGTTGGCTTTTTTGTGTTTTTCTTTGCTAATAAGCTCTTTTAGCTTATATATCCTTTTTTCTAATTTTCCAATTAAATAACTATCTTTCATCATACTTGCAAGCGTCGGCGTAATACTCATTGTTAATTTAAACGGAATGTTATCATTGTGAAGTCTTTCAAACATAGATAGAAGTGGCATGTATGTTTCAAGGCATGCTTCATAAAACCAATCTTCTTCCAAAAAATCCTCAAACTCAGGATGTCTAACAAAAGGCAAATGTGCATGTAAAACTAAATTCAAATAACCACTCATTTTATTACTCCTTGAGATGTTTGAGCTGGCTCTTTAAAATTACCAAAGTAAAAATGTGTAATTTTTTCTGTTTTTACATTACTTTTTTCAAATTTATCAAAAACCTTTGTTGCCATTTTTATTGTTGTATTAGTAGAAATTGAATTATTTGGCATTCTAACAAAATTTGACTGCAAAAGCCTTACAAATTTATTTTCAGAAAAAACTCCAATTTGCAATACAAAATTTGCAGATGGTATAAGACCATTAATTCTATACCTTCCACAATAATTTCCTACATATATATCTTTATACCAATTAAACTTACCTTCAAAAAAATTATCTATATTTGTAACATCAAATAGCCTTATATAAAGTTTAGAATCATACTTTTTTTCGCATTCCCAAAATGTAAAAATATCTGTAGGGTTTACAGCAAAAGCAATAAATCTCATATTATCAAAGCATTCTCTTATAGCAGTATCCTCAACCTGTTGCCAATATGTACCACTATAGTATTTAATACTTTCTACGTATTCTTGTTCATTTAATTGAATATTTAAACCATTCATTGTTACCCTCCTATTTAGCTTTAACATACTAAAATTTAATTAAACTGTCAAATAAATACAGTTTGCTATCAAATTTCTAAATATGTTAGAACCCTTATAAAAATTGCTTCATAAAAAACTTGACTTTATAAAAATTTCTTTTAATCTTAGAGGTTGATTGGGAGGTTGTAATGAAAGCAGAAAAAAGAAAAAAAAGTAAATTACCAGTTTTGATTACAATTTTAATAATTTTAGCGCTGATACAAATACTAAGACCTGTTGGTAAACCAAAATTAAAACTCAATGTAGATACAAATCAAACAATTGGTGGTTCTCTTCAAATAAACTGGCCACAAAACGCTCAATGCGCAATAGCTATACAAAACGAAGGCTTTATACAAAAAACTCAAGATCAGTCACCGCTTCCAACAGCAAGTGTAGCAAAAATAATGACAGCATACATCATTCTTAAAGATCATCCGCTCCAATTTGGCCAAAATGGAGAGGCGTTAACCATAACAAAACGCGATGTTGAAGAATACTTAAAAGATAAAGCCGATGGTCAATCCGTTGTAAAAGTCGAAGCTGGTGAAAAATTAAACGAAAGACAAATGCTAGAAGCTTTGCTTTTGCCATCTGCAAATAATATTGCAACTCTGCTTGCAAGGTGGGATGCAGGAAGCGTTGAAAATTTTGTATTAAAAATGAATCAAACAGCAAAAGAACTTGGCATGACAAATACGCATTATGATGATCCAGCTGGCATTAGTCTAAAGACTCAAAGCAGCGCCTATGACCAGGTTTTGCTGGCACAAAAAGCATTTGAACTGCACACTTTTAGGACAATCGTTGGTATGGCTCAAGCTACTTTACCAGTTTGCGGTACAGTGTACAATGTAAACTATGTCCTTGGCAAAGACGGCATAGTGGGTATAAAAACAGGCTCAATGCCACAAATTGGAGCCAATTTTGTTTTTGCTGCTAATCATTTTGTTGGCTACAAAAAAGCAACTATTATTGGTGCAATATTTGGTGCAAGCGGCAAAGAACCTCTAATGACAGCTTTAAATGGCGCAATAAATGCTTTAGATAGCCTAAAACCCTACCTTGACTTAAAAGAAATTGTAAAGAAAAATCAGTTAGTTGCTACATTGGTTTATCCAAACGGTTTTAAAACAAATTTAATTGCAAAAGATTCTCTTTCATCAATTGTCTGGCCTTCAAAAAATATACATTTACAGATAATGCTGGACAAAGAGCTAAAATTGCCAATTAGCAAAGGTCAAATAGTTGGTAATCTAATTTATGGGGATAAAAAAATACCACTTGTTGCTCAAAGCAGTATAAACAAACCAACACTAATACAGAAACTGACAAGACTATAACAATTTAATCAATCAAAACTAAACCGTACAAAACGCTTTCTGTAAAATCAATTTTTACTAGAGAATCTAACTGTATGCCAACAGCATCCAGTGAATAACGTACATTTGATGGCTTCTGGCAAACTTTTGTTGTTTCATACGAGCATACAGGACACAAATTGCAATTGCCGGGGAACAATGCGTATGCATAAAATTTATTTTGGGAAAAAAAATACTTTTCTTTTTCAAGTAACATTTTAATCATTTCTCTTTTTTCGTGTTCAAACATTGTATTGTCAATATAGCATTTAATAAAGAGTGCCTTTTTGTAGCTTGATATCCATTTGACAGACAAAAAATAATCTGGTGAATTTGGCGGACATGAAGGATTTTTATTATATTGTGGACAATTTGTACATTTTATAATACTTTTTGGTGAAATTTTAATTTTACTTATTTTAACAAATTTTTCGAAAATAATATGCATTTTTAAGATTTTTTTAGAATTTTTGAATAGCTATCTTTTAAGTCAACAGTTTTATTAAATATTAAATGGTTTTTTGTTGAATCCGGGTCTTTGCAAAAATAACCAAGCCTTAAAAATTGAAAATTTTCAAAATCTTTTGCTTCAAGTAAAGATTTTTCTGCCTTTGCAAACTTTATTACCAGTGAATTTGGGTTCAAATACGTTGTAAAATCTGTTTCTTCTTCTGTTTCCTGGGGATTTTCTTTTACAAACAACTTATCGTATATTCTAAGCTCAACATCTATGCAATCTTTTGCGTTTACCCAATGAATTGTACCCTTAACCTTTCTTGCATCATCACTCCAGCCACCTTTGGAATTTGGATCATAAGTACATCTAACTATTACTACATTACCATTTTCATCTGTTTCGTAACCAGTGCAAACTACATAGTATGCAAATACAAGCCTGACCTCTTGACCAACTTTAAGCCTGTAGAATCCTTTTGGTGGATCTATAGCAAAGTCTTTTCTTTCAATAAATAGTTCTTTACTAAAAGAAACTAGCCTTTTACCATAAGATTCATCTTCTGGATTATTAACTGCCTCAAGATACTCTGTCTTATCATCTGGATAATTTTCGATTATAAGCTTAATTGGGTCTTCAACAACCATAGCGCGCTTTGCTTTCTTGTTCAAATCCTGCCTTGCGCAGTGTTCAAGTAGTGCATAATCAATAATAGCATTGCTTTTTGTAACGCCTATTGTTTTTATAAAATCTACGATAGAATCCTTTGTAAATCCACGTCTTTTTAAACCTTTAATTGTAGGCATTCTAGGATCATCCCACCCATTTACATAACCATTTTCAACGAGATGCAAAAGTTTTCGCTTGCTCAATACTGTATATGTTAAATTTAGCCTTGCAAATTCAATTTGTCTTGGATGAAAAACACCAAGCTCATCTAAAAACCAATCATATAGAATTCTGTGATCTTCAAATTCAAGTGTACAAAGCGAATGCGTAACTTTTTCTATAGAATCTTCCAAACCATGCGCCCAATCGTATGTAGGATAAATACACCACTTATCTTTTGTTCTGTGATGAGGCGTTTTGATTATTCGATACATAACCGGATCTCGCATATTTAAATTGGGGTGAGACATATCAATTTTTGCCCTTAATACGCACTCACCTTCTTTAAATTCTCCATTTTTCATCTTTTCAAATAAATCTAAATTTTCTTCAATGCTTCTATTTCTGTAGGGGCTATCGATACCTGGCTGTGTCAATGTGCCTCTGTTTTGCCTGATTTCTTCAGTGCTTTGATTGCAAACATAGGCTTTGCCTTTCATAATGAGTTTTTTGGCAAGCTCATACATTTCATCAAAGTAATCTGAAGCATAATAAACTTTATCACCAAAGTCATAACCAAGCCATTTAACATCGTCTATTATAGCGTTTATATAATCAATATTTTCTTTTGTTGGATTCGTATCATCAAACCGCAAATTACATTTGCCACCAAATTTTTTGGCTATTTCAAAATTAATGACGATAGCTTTGGCATGCCCTATATGCAAATAACCATTTGGTTCTGGAGGAAAACGCGTTTGAACATAATTAAACCTGCCATCCTGCAAGTCCTTTATAATAATTTCTTCTATAAAATTTGAAGCTTCAAATGACTTATCCATACAAATGATTATTTTACAAAATTTAGGCGCAGAAATCAACACAATTAGCGCAAATGTATTGATTTAAATACATTTGAGTATATAAAACTTGTTAGCATTGCACTTAACACTAGCATGCTAGCGCCTTTTGCATCCAAAATACCAAAACTTTTACCAAATTGCGATACGGCAACAAGCAAAGTCAAAGGGAAAGAAATACCAATTGGTGCTATAAAAACTTCTTTCAATTTAAAATCAGAAAACAGCAAAACAAAACTGGACATGTATCTTACCAAAACTATCACAATTGCAACCAAACACGCTTCTTTTATCATATTTAAACTCATCATTGCACTTAAGTCAAAAGACAAGCCTACATGAATAAAAAAAATAGGAACCAAAAAGCCATTACCAATTATGCCAAAACTTGTTTTGATATTTTCATTTTCCTGTAACGATAAAGATAGAATAAAACCACTTATAAAAGCGCCAAGGATTGGTTCTATGCCTAATATATCTGATAAAAATACAAAAACTATAAGATTTAAAAAATTTGTTCTGATGCCAGTTTCTGTAGTGTTGCCAGTTTTTAGAAAAATTTCGCTCAAATGAGGAAACCACCACAAAAAAAGCCTAAGAAGCCTTAAAAACAAAATAGAAAGTATCACAAATACAGCAAGCTGTGTTAGTTTTATTAAAGATTCCAAACTAAAGCCAAACTTAAAATAAAGGTTAAAAATTATTATAGCAAATAGACTCATAATTTCACCGATACTGCCAAGTATCAGTATCTTTAAACCAAACGGCTTGTTAATCATATTATGCTCTTTTAAAACAGGATACAACAAACCAATAGAAGTAACACTAAATGCCAGTGCATAAATTGCAGGTTTATTTATTTGCTTTACAATAAAAAAAGCAAAACCGATAACTACAAAAAAATACAAAACAAATGCAAATGCATCTTTTTTTGTAACATTCCTAAGCGTTCTTATATCAAGCTCAAGCCCAGCCATATACATGAGCACAATAAAGCCAAACAATGATAAAAATTTTACAATAGCAGAATCATGCCAGTTAATAGGAAAAATATTTTTAATTAAAATTCCATAAAGTATCTCGCCAACAGCAAAAGGTATGTTTATTTTTTTTGATATGAAAGGCATTATAAACATTCCAAATATTATAAGTAACAGTCTTAAAACATCCAGATCGCTCATAATGGCACTGCTAAAGCGCTATTTTTTATTTTTTTTACAATTAAATAAGCTATATGAGGCTTTAAAAAAGATATTTTTGAATTTTTTTTATAATTTAGCACCACAAGATGATTTGGGAAATGCTTTGTAAACTCAATTGTTCCCACAACAGGATTTTTAACCTGCGTTTTAAAATTTATCTTTGTTTTATACACACTTTCAAAATCACGAACTAAAGCGGCAGCTTTCCTAATCTGGATTTTTTCGCTCAATGTAGACAGGCTATCTGGCATAACATTTAACAGTACTCTATACTCAACATTGAATATTTTTGACAATTCAATTGTGGTCTCAAGAACACCAAGCATATCAAAAGAATTCATTACAGCTATTATACCTTTGTAAGGATATGTACCTTTTGCTATTAAAAATGGCTTTGTGCAATTTTTAAAAATGGATTTTAACTTTAAATTTAAAAAATCACCAAATTCTGGGAATATATATAAACCTACATCTTCTTTTAAGGTAAAAATATCTTTCAATTTATCTACAATTGTATCTGGCGTGCTAAGCTTTGGGTGATTTAACCTATCTGATAAAGGAAACTTGTATGAAACAAGCGTAAATTTAGCCGATAAATTTTCTGATAAATACATTGTTTCATTGATTATGCTTTTTTGGCTGTTTTCTAAAGCTATACACTCCTGTCCATACTGCAGGGGAAACTGAGGTATGCCTTTTAGTAAAATATTTGAAATATTTTCAAGTGTTCTTGGGTTTCCTACAAGTATAACCTTATCGTTTATCTTAATAACAGAATCGCCATTTGGTATAATTAACTGATCGTCTCTATAGATTGCAGCTACATGCCAGCTTTTTGCTTTTAGTTTGCTTAATTTTTTGTCAGTTATGTGAGATTTTGACAAAACGCTAACTTCTATGATCTCAGACTGCCCAAGACCTATATTTATAGCTTTCGAATAATTTCTTTGCAACCTTCCAATAACAGCCTCAATAGCCATATCGATGGGTTTTATTATTTTAGCATTGTATTGTTTAAACTCTTCCTGACGATCCTCACTGTATGATAAAACTATAATTGGTTTATCTGAGTGAAAATTTAGCCTTATTATGCGACAAACCTCAAGGTTAATATCGCTATCTGTAAATGTTGTAATAACTGCAACAAGATTTTTTAAATCCAGCTTTTTCCATGTAAGAATACTGCTTGCATCCGCATGCAAAAAGACGCAATTTTCAAATTGTGGTTTTAGTGAGTTGATTTTTATTGGATCTATGTCAATTGCAACTACAGGATATAAATTTGATACAGCTTCAAGTAGTTTTACTTCAAAATATCCAAGACCACATAAAATTACAAAAGGCTTATCCATAAATCTTAACCGGTTTTGGCTTCTTTATTAAAATTGAACAAATAATGGCAAAAACAGGCAATGCTTCAATAATATAAAAAACTGCACTTAATCCAAAATGATCACTAACAACACCAAATAAACTAACACCAATACCACCTGTGCCAATAGCAAAGCCTGCTGCTATACCAGAAGCAAGTGCTTTTTTATGTGGCAAAAATTCTTGAGCAAGCACTACAGTTACAGAAAATGTAGATACCAAAACAAATCCTACCAAAAATGCAAAAATAAATAGTGCAATTTCATTTTTTACATTATTAAAAATTATATTTAAAACAAACGTCATGATCATAGTTACAAGTAAAGCATTTTTTGTACCAATTCTATCTGCTAGCATACCACCAAATATTGTGCCCACAGCACCGCCAGAAAGCAAGCAAAACAACAATATTGAAACAAATGAAGGCTGATCTTTTAAATACATTGCATATTTAAATGGCAAATATGACATTAAACCAAAATAAATCCATGTTCTAAACATTATGTATAAGATAAGCAAAAACAAACTTAATCTGTCTATGCTAAATTCAAGTGGCAAATTTATACTTTTTTTGTGTGTTTTTTTTGTTTTTTTACTAAGAAGCAGAATCTGTATCAACAAAATTATGGGCAAACTTATTACTAAAACACCAAGTGTACCTTTCATATCAAACTTATATATTAAAAAGTACATTAAAGGCGGACCTATGGCAAAACCAATATTGCCACCCAAAGAAAATATGCTCATACCGGTTGCTTTTTTATCACCTGTATAGTTGCTTGCTTCATTAAAAGCCATTGGGTGAAATGCGCTGACTCCAAGCCCGCTTAGCGCAACAAGCAAAAGCAACAAATAAAAATTGCTGGTTAAACCAGAAAACCCAACGCCTACGCTTGCAAGTAAAATACCCAAAACTATCAGGTATCTCATGTTTTTTTTATCGCCTATATATCCAAAATATACCTGTATAACAGAGGAAAAAACGTTTGTAACAAGCAAAATAATACCTGTTTGTGCATAATTTAAGGCAAACTCTTTTTTAAAAAAAGGTAGCATAGCAGGTACAGCGCTTTGATTAATATCAGTTACAATATGTCCAATAGATAACAAAATCAAAGCAAACCAATTCACATAATAATTATAACAGATTTTTAAAAAAATGCTAATCTATTCTTGTTAATTAATTAATTTATGGTATAATTTTAACAATGAAGAGGCTATTTGCCAAAATAAACTATTATATAAAATACAAGCTTTTATTCTGGTTTGTAGTTTTGATTTTTTTAATTGGTGTAAGTGGATATCTGGTATTTTTTGCATTAAGCTTTGGCTATTTTGATCTACAAAAAAACTATGTAAAAAGTCAAATAATTGCCCAGGAAAAACAGGTATTAAATTCACAGCTTTTATACATAAAAAGCGAAATTTACAAAAACACAAACCAAAACCCACAACAAATAATAAGTTATCTAAAACAACTAAAACTCAACAAAAATTACCACTTTTACATAAAATACAAAAACCGCATCTTTAATCTAAACAGTACACCTGAAGGATCTACAATAAAACAGTCAATTAATATATCACCTGATATTCAACTAATAGGTACTGTTAAAAAAGACTATATTAATAAAGTTCTCAATCATAACCTATCTTATGTGAAGCAGCTGTTTTATAAATTTCTCATTAAAAGTTTCTTAATTGGTCTTGTTGTTTTTATTGTATCTTTTGTAATTTTTTACAATATTTTATCAAAATTTGATAAAAAGATTAAATTGCTTAAAAAACTATCAGAAGAATTTAAAGAACTAGCCAACCCTGCTTTTAAAATTCCCTGTTCAAGCGACGAAGTAAGCTGCATTATAAATAATTTTTTAGATTACTCAAACAGCATAGTTAAAATTCAAAAAATCAAAAATGCACTTACACAATTCGAAGACATAAATCAAATGTATGAAACTTTTAGAAAACTACTAAAACAAGAGTACAATCTTTTGGATGTTAATATATTTATTGTAGAAAATAACTCAATTAAAAAAACTTATGCTGATAAAATATACTGCGAAAATTGCAACGTTGCTCGTAATGATATATCAAAGTGCAAATGTTTTCAATCCATAAAGAGCGGCTTGCAAAATAAAATACACTCAGAATGCTCAAAAGATTACTACATAATCTGTTTACCATTGTTTGATAAATTCTACAATAACAATACAACTGTAATTGTTCAACTAATAGATAAAAAACCTATAAGCAACCAGAATGCAATTAAAAAACTATTTGAACAGGTAAGGGATGTAATAGGCTATACCCTAACAATAAACATTTTTAAAAACCAAACATACAAAGATCCTCTAACAAATGCATATAACAGGCTATTTCTGGATGAATACCTATCCCTGTTATTCAACGAAGCACAAAAAAACAATATAAATTTTGCATGTTTGTTTATTGATATAGACAACTTCAAATCAGTTAATGACACATACGGACACAAAACAGGTGATCAATTTTTAAAAGAAATAACAAAAATCATAAATAAAAACTTAAGAGAAAATGATGTATGTGTAAGATACGGTGGAGAAGAATTCATTGTAATATTGAAAAATGTGCCAAAAAATGTTGCTATAAATATTGCAAATCGCATAAAAAACAGTGTAGAAGCTTTTAATTTAAATGGTATAAAAAGGACTGTAAGCATAGGAATATCTTTTTGGCCTGATAGTTGCAAAAATTTTGCAGATTGTATAAAAAATGCTGATTATGCAATGTATCAAGCAAAAAAAAGAGGCAAAAACGCAGTCGTTGAATTTGAAACTTAAACATTTATTTGCTATATACTAAACAGGAGGAAAAAATGGATAAATTTTTAATAGCAGGTCCCTGCGTTATAGAATCTGAAGAAATTGTATTAAAAATTGCCCAAAGGCTAAAACATATCAGTGAAAAATTTAATATAGAAATAATTTTTAAAGCTTCGTTTGATAAAGCAAATCGCTCAAGTATTGATTCTTACAGAGGCGTTGGTATTTTTAAAGGTATGGAAATTTTGGCAAAAGTTAAGAACAATTTTAATATGAGACTTACAACCGATATACACTTGCCTAACCAGGCAGATATTGTTAAAGATACAGTTGATGTTATACAAATACCAGCTTTTTTATGCAGACAAACAGATCTTCTTGTTGCAGCTGCAAAAACCGGTAAAATCGTAAATATAAAAAAAGGACAATTCATGGCACCCTGGGATATGAAGTACGCAATTGAGAAAGTTAAATTTTCTGGCAATAACAATGTATGGTTGACAGAAAGAGGATCAAGTTTTGGATATAATAACTTAGTGGTTGATTTTAGAGGTATGCTTATAATGAAAGAACTTGGTGTACCTGTAATTTACGATGCTACACACTCAATGCAACTACCAGGTGGAGCAAAAAGCAGTCTTGGTACACCACAATATGCACCATTTCTAGCAAAAGCAGCAGCAAGCATTAATGTTGATGGTTTATTTTTTGAAACGCATATAAACCCAAAAGAAGCGCTTTCTGATGCTTCAAACATGCTAAGTCTGGATGAATTTGAACATGCCATACCAGAAATACTAGAACACTGGTATATATCAAAAAAATATGAAACTTATTTATAGTTATATCGCAAAGCGGTTTATAAAGATTTTCTTGCTGGTTTTTGTTATAGCTCTTAGTCTGTTTTATGTGATAGACTTCTTTAATAATCTTTCCACGTTANNNNNNNNNNAAACTCTCTTTTTAATCTATCAACAATTATTTCTAATAAAGTAAAACTATCATTTGCTTTATCTTACTACCTTGCATATACGCCCAAGATGACTTATGTTTTGCTACCATTCGTATTTAGCATAAGCACACTTATAACATTAGGATACATGGCATATACAAACGAAATTTTAGCTATGAAAAATAGTGGTATAAGCACACTTAAAATAGCAAAACCAATTTACACAATAGCTATTTTTTTGGTTTTTTTTATGATTACACTGGATAATTTTATTGTTCCATATACATACGATAAAGCCTTGCTTATTAGAGAAATTTATATAGAAAATAAAAATCAGAACCTCTGGGCAAAAGAAGACGATGTTTTTGTAAAAATTAATTCCATTTTTTACAATCAAAAAATGGCAAGCGATATAGA belongs to Desulfurella sp. and includes:
- a CDS encoding DUF2284 domain-containing protein produces the protein MHIIFEKFVKISKIKISPKSIIKCTNCPQYNKNPSCPPNSPDYFLSVKWISSYKKALFIKCYIDNTMFEHEKREMIKMLLEKEKYFFSQNKFYAYALFPGNCNLCPVCSYETTKVCQKPSNVRYSLDAVGIQLDSLVKIDFTESVLYGLVLID
- a CDS encoding cation:proton antiporter encodes the protein MSDLDVLRLLLIIFGMFIMPFISKKINIPFAVGEILYGILIKNIFPINWHDSAIVKFLSLFGFIVLMYMAGLELDIRTLRNVTKKDAFAFVLYFFVVIGFAFFIVKQINKPAIYALAFSVTSIGLLYPVLKEHNMINKPFGLKILILGSIGEIMSLFAIIIFNLYFKFGFSLESLIKLTQLAVFVILSILFLRLLRLFLWWFPHLSEIFLKTGNTTETGIRTNFLNLIVFVFLSDILGIEPILGAFISGFILSLSLQENENIKTSFGIIGNGFLVPIFFIHVGLSFDLSAMMSLNMIKEACLVAIVIVLVRYMSSFVLLFSDFKLKEVFIAPIGISFPLTLLVAVSQFGKSFGILDAKGASMLVLSAMLTSFIYSNVFKSIHLR
- a CDS encoding glutamine--tRNA ligase/YqeY domain fusion protein, coding for MDKSFEASNFIEEIIIKDLQDGRFNYVQTRFPPEPNGYLHIGHAKAIVINFEIAKKFGGKCNLRFDDTNPTKENIDYINAIIDDVKWLGYDFGDKVYYASDYFDEMYELAKKLIMKGKAYVCNQSTEEIRQNRGTLTQPGIDSPYRNRSIEENLDLFEKMKNGEFKEGECVLRAKIDMSHPNLNMRDPVMYRIIKTPHHRTKDKWCIYPTYDWAHGLEDSIEKVTHSLCTLEFEDHRILYDWFLDELGVFHPRQIEFARLNLTYTVLSKRKLLHLVENGYVNGWDDPRMPTIKGLKRRGFTKDSIVDFIKTIGVTKSNAIIDYALLEHCARQDLNKKAKRAMVVEDPIKLIIENYPDDKTEYLEAVNNPEDESYGKRLVSFSKELFIERKDFAIDPPKGFYRLKVGQEVRLVFAYYVVCTGYETDENGNVVIVRCTYDPNSKGGWSDDARKVKGTIHWVNAKDCIDVELRIYDKLFVKENPQETEEETDFTTYLNPNSLVIKFAKAEKSLLEAKDFENFQFLRLGYFCKDPDSTKNHLIFNKTVDLKDSYSKILKKS
- a CDS encoding TrkA family potassium uptake protein, with protein sequence MDKPFVILCGLGYFEVKLLEAVSNLYPVVAIDIDPIKINSLKPQFENCVFLHADASSILTWKKLDLKNLVAVITTFTDSDINLEVCRIIRLNFHSDKPIIVLSYSEDRQEEFKQYNAKIIKPIDMAIEAVIGRLQRNYSKAINIGLGQSEIIEVSVLSKSHITDKKLSKLKAKSWHVAAIYRDDQLIIPNGDSVIKINDKVILVGNPRTLENISNILLKGIPQFPLQYGQECIALENSQKSIINETMYLSENLSAKFTLVSYKFPLSDRLNHPKLSTPDTIVDKLKDIFTLKEDVGLYIFPEFGDFLNLKLKSIFKNCTKPFLIAKGTYPYKGIIAVMNSFDMLGVLETTIELSKIFNVEYRVLLNVMPDSLSTLSEKIQIRKAAALVRDFESVYKTKINFKTQVKNPVVGTIEFTKHFPNHLVVLNYKKNSKISFLKPHIAYLIVKKIKNSALAVPL
- a CDS encoding 1,4-alpha-glucan branching protein domain-containing protein, which produces MSGYLNLVLHAHLPFVRHPEFEDFLEEDWFYEACLETYMPLLSMFERLHNDNIPFKLTMSITPTLASMMKDSYLIGKLEKRIYKLKELISKEKHKKANTPFNDAILMYENWIERNKQVLEKYDFDLTKGFKRFYENGNLELITCNSTHGFLPFMQALPKLVEAQVKVGVESFKQTFGFKPSGIWLAECGYYRGVEEILQKNDIEYFFGETHSIMYADEMPKYGVYAPMYTPSLVACFARDPESSKQVWSAKEGYPGDFDYREFYRDIGFDEDYDYIKPYLHLDGQRRFVGLKYYRITSSFADLGSKEPYNPFWAQNKVKIHAANFLFNRQKQFEYLNSIMDRKPIVNAMFDCELFGHWWWEGINFLEEIFRQAHSVKEFGVEFRSAKDYLREFPTNQMSNLCESSWGYKGYGDVWCEGSNEWIYRPLYEAGIKMVEKATLYKNTQDKKIKRLLNQMARELLLAQSSDWAFIMKTGTMVDYAIKRTKLHLKRFEVLLDFLNKQAVDKTFLEIVEFRDKIFPKISFKVYAL
- a CDS encoding DUF4912 domain-containing protein; the encoded protein is MNGLNIQLNEQEYVESIKYYSGTYWQQVEDTAIRECFDNMRFIAFAVNPTDIFTFWECEKKYDSKLYIRLFDVTNIDNFFEGKFNWYKDIYVGNYCGRYRINGLIPSANFVLQIGVFSENKFVRLLQSNFVRMPNNSISTNTTIKMATKVFDKFEKSNVKTEKITHFYFGNFKEPAQTSQGVIK